The DNA sequence aaagcGGTTGCCATAGAGAAACCAGTTTCTctttcaatctctctctcttctcagTGGTGCTTTGGGTGGAGCTTTACGCAATCCCATTATACCCGCCACCTAACCATCCAaaagattcttcttcttcttcttcttccctctATAATTCCTCCTCCATGTTTTGCAGTCCTTAAAATTCTCCTTAATTTCCTCTTCTGCTCCTGTGCTGCAAACCAGTTTCACgcctaaaccaaaaatatatttacatatttatatatatatatatatatatatttgcctcTGTGACGTTAGCTTTCCTTCATTGCTTCTactatattttcttattctttctttccttcGTTCCCGAGAGATACAGGAAAAAGGGggaaaagaaggaaagaaggagaaaatataaaaaaaaatccctccCATGCCATCCGGATCCACGTCGTTTATTGGAAACGAAACAGAGTGTTCTTTCTTAAGTTagggttttttttggggggtaatcTGTTTGGTTCGCTAGAAAATTcgcaaatagaatttttttttttcttttttgtttttttggaacaTGGGTAATATGGGAAGTAGCAGTATGATCGGCCGACGGAGACACGGAAGCCGCCGGAGCCATCCTCCACCGCCGCCTCCAGTTCCGCCGCAGCCGGAAATTTCGGCTAACCAATATGTATTCGCGGCAGCTGCACCGTATCCTTCACAGTATCCGAATCCCAACGCGCCCCAGTACTACCAATACCCGGGTTATTATCCCCCACCGCCGGCCATGCCGGTCCCTTTGCCGGCTCCATATGATCACCACCACCGTGGGGCTCATCCACACATGGACGCTGTGACCCATGCGAATTGGGTCGGTGGAAGGTATCCCTTGGGGCCGATCATGCCTCCGGCCGGCCCTTATGTGGAGCATCAGAAAGCGGTTACTATAAGAAATGATGTTAACCTGAAGAAGGAGACTCTCAGGATTGAACCAGACGAGGAAAATCCCGGAAGCTTCCTTGTTGCGTTCACTTTTGATGCCACGGTTCCGGGGAGGTAAGCTACTTTTCTTTTGCGTTTTGCTCAATTTTACTTTTGAGATTTTGTCTTGTGTATGTTATATGGGTTTGCTAAATGGTCAGTGATTAATATGCCCCTTATGGGATTAACTTAGAATAAACAAAAATGCAATATGCTTTGTGTAATTTTATTGGTGGCAAATATGAATTGAGGAATGGAGAAATGGAGTTGGGTGTTTAAGATCTCGTCAAGTTGGTGGCATCTGTATAAAAGTATTCTTGAAGTAAGGATTCTGCAACTTAattttggaattgcaaattgAGAAATCTTGTGTAAATTGGTACTTTATCAGAAAGTACTCTAAGATTACTGTCAGTTGTGGGATAGAATACCTTCTGGAGAGTGAAACCCCTTTCTGTTTTAGCAATGGCTGAAGCTTCATCAAGTATACTACTTGAATCTTGGACAGCATGGCTGCTTTCTCTGTTGGCATACCATTGTTACATTGTCGGCATTATCCATGTTTAAGTCGTCTTGGCATGCTAAGTAATGAGGGCAGATGGCTGAAAAATGATTGCGAGCCTATAGGGTGAGGAGATGATCCACATGGTGGAATATTTATAATTCATGTCTAGAATAGAGTTCAGAACCATCATTACCATGTGCTCGTTTATGAATGAGCACCCTTTTAAGACTGACACTTTCAATATACAAAGATTGATGATTATTCCGTTCTATATTAACATTGATACTATAGtagtatattttattaaacttaGAGATGCATTGCCATGAGTGATCTTTAAGACCTTTAGGACATGCTTGTTTAGTAGGTTTCCAGGTTGAATGTGATGTTGGAGTAGGACATGTATGCATGAATGAATTTTGTATATAACTTCATTCTGTAACGAACATGGGGACTTTAAAATGATATACGTGTTCTATTCCTATTTTGTGATTTCGAGAATAATATTCATTGTCTTAATAGTATCTGTTTGTTAGATTAACAGTTCTATTTACTTTTCATTCGAAGATTTGTTTCTGGCAAACTATTATTTAacatgccaaaaaaaattttaactgcTCAAAGTTCAAATGGTCAAATATTTTCTTCGGCAGAGAATAAAGTAGCAAGTATCTTTTTCAAAAAGTctgttatttttattctattttattttatgttttttatatttaggtGCATTAATGTCATTGTAATTTAGGTGCTTTCTATTTCTCCTACTAATATGACTTTTAATTGGTAAACTCTTGTGCATAATTTATCTCTATATCTTTTTCCCTTATAGTTATGATAACTTTTTCAACTTGTGGTCTGtcattatcttttttgtttGATGTTTTGAATGGCATAATGTGGGGTACCATTGCTGGTGATATGTTGATAATCATCCATATACTTTTCTCTTTAGAAAAGCAGTATTGTTTGTAATAAGCAGTTCTTTGCAATTCAGTTTCTATGTCATTTTCTGATATTCAAATTTGTCTGGTCTTAacttgttattttgttatttgaaaCAGCGTTACTCTTATTTTCTTTGCCAAAGAAGGTGAAGGCTGTAACCTGACACCAATGAAGGAAAATCTTCTTCCACCTGTGACCGTAAATTTCCAGCAAGGTCTGGGCCAGAAGTTCCAGCAGCCCTCTGGAACTGGATTTGATCTCTCGATGTTTGAGGAGACTGACTTTCTGAAAGTGGGTGACATGGATGTTTATCCTCTAGCTGTGAAGGCAGAGTCATCCCCAGTTGTCCAGAATGGATCAGAGGGAAACCCAGGAACTGGAACATTTAACTCCCAGATAACTCAGGCAGTGTTTGAAAAGGAGAAGGGCGAATTCCATGTGAGGGTTGTGAAGCAGATACTTTGGGTAAATGGGATAAGGTATGAGTTGCAGGCGATCTTTGGCATTGGGAACTCAGTTGAGGGTGATTTAGATGCTAATGATCCAGGAAAAGAATGTGTCATTTGCTTATCGGAACCACGGGACACAGCTGTTCTTCCTTGCCGGCACATGGTAATCACTTTTTCCTTTTGTATCATTTGGAATTCAGAATTAGATGATTGCAGGTGGAGTTAGCCCTGCTTGTAATGTTGGAAGAAGTTGTTGATTTGCAAGGGCTAATTTTTTCGCATATAAACGTTGCAATCAATTGCCAAGTATAGCACTTCATATCACATGTAACACTTTCTTTTATGGCAATCCTATCCATGCTGTTGTATGCCCATTGGCTGGATTTTGCAGTTGGGATCAGGTTTTGAGTGTGTAACTTGAATTGTCTAGTAcctttttttgtgttattcaatTGTGTTAAGCTCAGATTCTTGCGGCCTCATGGATTTCTCGGCCAACCAATGCCTATTTTTCTCAGCCTGACTGTGTGTTAAACTAGTTTACTGCTGACATATTTTAACTTTGCTCTTTTCTTGGTGCAGTGCATGTGCAGTGGGTGTGCCAAGCTCTTGCGATTTCAGACTAACAGATGCCCAATTTGCCGACAACCAGTTGAGAGACTTTTGGAAATAAAGGTCAGCAACAGCCCTTAGGAATGAAGAGAAGGCCTTCTGTCGATAGAATTTTGTATATAGCCCTACTGTCCTACTTTGCACtgtttcttcttattctttccttattttatgttctgggttttttcttttttcttttttttttctcctcctttttttgcttttttgcaaTTTGGTCATGTTTTTTACACTTGTTGGTTTTTCCAATAATTAAAAAGGAATTATAAATCATATTCAGTTTGAAATGGATAGAGATAATGTTCTTCAACGCACAACTAATATATGGTCCAATGCTTTCTTTGATTGCATGCGTTTGTGGCTGTGCTAATTCCTTGGTTTGTATTTTTAGAGCTTTAGTTTGTTTTAGGATTTTACCAAATCTAAATTCAGGTGGTCCTTTGGCATTCGTTTATTTCATATGTTTTTCCCATAGTATGGTTCTGTTGAGCATGACTTCTGGAATTTTTGTTTATGGCTTTTAAAGCTAAAAAGCTGCTTCTTATAATGTTCCGATAGTTTTTTAAAGAGCTTCAAGCTTCCACAAAGCAGGGTCTAAtcaaagcaaataaaataaagtgtagTTTTGAGGAAATTCTTCACAAGAAGCAAAAGTTTGTTTCAAATACGTCTATATATGATAAACTTCCCTGTTCCTTAGTAGTGTTTTGTTTAATTCTAATGAAAAGAGCAAAGCAGATTGGATTTAAGTGTAATCATTACGTGTTAAGCTTCTAAAGCTGAAAACCCGTGTTTACATGATGTCAAGGTTGAATTCGGCCTGAATTATAgcaatcttaattaattttctcaaaTGAACAGGCATTTGATAGAAAGTCTCATCCACATTAAGCAATTACAAGGAAATCTTAAATCCTTCAATCACAAAGTGCGTCTGGTCTTTTTCACGCGTCCAAAGAACATGCCTTGCGCAACGTGGTCGTAATGCGGACGTTACCCACCTAACGATGGCTCCACAGCATATTAATTTCTTCAGAGTCCAGGAAAGATCTAGATAAAGGTGATTCAACCAATAAACTTTacctataaaataaaataataaaataataaataattaaataaataacgaagaagaagaagaagaaagtgatgctaCCTTCACAAAGTTATAAACTGATTGCAAAATAATTTAATCTTAAAGGCATTTTCTACACCAATTAGTAAACAGTTTGGTGCCtgcaatattatatatcaaaaatggtaacaaataaaattataaacataatgATAACCTTTTGTTTTTacgttttgcttttgtttttgctttttctttttatttaaatattttgcaaGGTTAAAATTTGGTAATCTGATTGATAATTTAATTGGGTGACAAatttgtttacttatttatttttgggtgaaaaatGAGTAACAATGTTATGTAATGTAACCTAAATACATCATTTATTTAGGAGATAACTTACATAGCCAGTGCCAAGATTGTAAAAATATGTActgacaaaaatattaaaaatataattttataaaaataacgatgatgttaaaaatttcaaaacacttATGGAACATGTTAATATTTTACATAGAACATAGTTTTTtgcatattaaatatttaatatagcaaaataaaattaaaaatataataattagaataaaaatgataataaaataacttataaatattaaaaaattatagtatataaattaaatacaatgttttttagtttcaaaatatagtaaatttgataaaaagaaaattaagatacataaaattcttaaatatattttatataatattataattatcaaaaacAACTCTTTAGTTGTTCAAATTAATAACCATATTcatatatttgtgaattataataatatgcATTCCAGCCTATTATGTTGaagtaattttttatgtaattcttTATGTGCCAAAAATATCTTTATCTATTAATTCAACTATTTATCTAAATAGAGAGTAGTGTGGATTTAATAATTAATCCAAAGAATAgtattggattttatttgaaGCATGGAATAATTAGAGATACTACGTAGAGTATAATTATTGTAAGgattatgatatatatagttagaatctctatatttttataatgaaaactaacttatatatttaagttcattgtattaaaaaagttaaaaagataaTCTTTCTTAGATTGGCTCATCATTTGATTTTCATGACACCTTGAACCAATAGCTCCGAAATCAATTCTTGTTggaaaacattaaaattatactCAATTGTATTAAGCGTTCACAACTACTCAACAGACTACTCGAttgcaaagtaaaaaaaaaaaaagactttcaaTATTCTTTCACTTCAAACTATGTTTTTTACTCTTTTCTTCATTATTCTTTCAAAATTCTCTCATCATACTtaactttatttcttttcaagGTGATGAAACCTGAAACATGCTAGAATAATgagaatttttaattaatgatttaaaaactataatttcCACTTACAAAAACTAATAATACCGATATATTCCAATGATAatcgatttttgttttttacatttttgacaaaatttgtACAAAAAACTCAGTTTCTGTCGACGACTTTCAATGTCATTAATATATTTCAATATCTCCATGGACAATTTGAATAGATATATCTTCCACCTGCCTATCGATGTCAAGTCTATGAAGTATGAAAATTCCAATAATGCCAAAATGTTGACAATTTTTACATCCATGGTTAGCACCATAAtgcatttcttttatttatatgggAAATAATTTTCTGCTTTTGATTCATTCCATCACTATCTAACGGCCCCACCTTCTATCCATCAAAACAAcgcaagagaaaaatatatataagtatatatatatatatatatattcagtccgtctatggtgcggacggttctcatgtggactacagtattggtgacgatttttcatagtattggtgacaattttctaaaaaaccatcattaatactatgaaaaatcgtcactaatactacggtATTCATGCGGatcgtcctcaccatagaatttccgtatatctATAAATACAGATAAAagcaagagaaaaagaaatgtattattattttttctgagCACATCGAATCAGTTAACGTTTTTACTCGGGGGGTGGTAAACATATTTCTTTGATAGCACAAGGCTTTGCATAAACTGGAAATTATGTGGTTGATTTTTAAGTAGAGCTCGCAAAGATAAAGcttcttgattattttttttctctgcatCTCGATTTCCCTAATAattatccaaaaagtaatggctTTGCTAGGTAATGTCTCGCTTCACTACCAGTTGTACCGAAAGGACAATTTCCCAAAGAGCTTGAACtgaacattttcaaaaaatgatagCTTATTTATCAACAATGCCCAGCCATTAAATGCTTAAATCAATcgtaataaacaaaacaaaacatcaCAGCGAGATTATAATCTCCCAAATCACGATTACATAAACAAAAGTGTCCTGTAACGGGgatcatttttaattaatttttttacttttatttttaatttttattttggggttAGAAACAGTGGATTCACCACGAGAAATCATTTATGCGGTCCGCAACTACTGCAACTTCTCTCCTTAAAAGCCCATTTTAtcacttattttctttttcacaaatagaaataaataatataattttaataaaggaCTAAGCAAGCGGATTGACACTTTCAAATTCCAATGATTACACCTGCAATTCATTGGATCTTTGTTTTAGTGGAAAATTCCACAAAAAGCGGGCTATtcaattcaccaaaaataaaagaatgatcGTTATCCAAACAAGTGCTCGGGAATAGCTGCAAAGCATTTCACATCATAGAGGAAGAAGCATCTGTCcgaaattttcattatttattagcaAGCTTTGCGTGACGCCGTGACCCTTTCTATTTTGACGTTTATCGAATCCTCAAATATATGCATTATATGACTAGTACTTTGGATTCTATTCAAGTTtaatcactatttttttttttaaattgcttttttttttttgggggataaaTTTCAATTCCCATCTTTTTAATAgcttaaaatttaaacaaattcaaaccaTTAACACTttatatttacaataatattaaatttattaaaatatttattaacaaagtaatataaaagataatataataattttaattgatttattttctaatttattttttctatttaataaatttttttttatatctatatttagattttataaatatatcaatcaatatcattttcacatttattgtttaacaaaataaatttaacaaatattttaatactttaacatctatatttaatataaaattaagtttaatcttttattttttgggtatacAAGTCCTGCTGTCATAATTTCATTAGTCAAAAACATTGGTCCCTAATATTTTTCAGTTAAAAGAACATCATCTTTTCCTTGAAAGCAAAAGCATCCGCATTAAGCAATTCTACACAGTCCACAAAATGCTGAATAGTTTTGTGGGCTGACCCACACCTGCGCTTGTCACGTGTCTAAATATGATTGGTAGTAGAGAAATTTCAAATATGGGGGAATATAATGCAAAGCAACAAACAAGTAAACAAATAGATAATAAAGGCAAATATAAGAATGGAATCAAACATGACTTGTAAAGCATGGTTCTAATAttcccaccttttttttttttggtagaaataTTGTATTCCCACTTATGTAGCTAATAATAGCTTGAACAGCATGACAAGTGGGACACTGCCCGTTTCTTAAtcaatgttaaaagaaaaacggcaataaaagcaaaaattaaataagcacaCAACTTCATATTCTTCATATTAAGCGGGAAATTATACATGGTTTTTTCTTATTTAGTAGAGTGCCAAAACCATAAAGCACTTTTCATTACAGCACACATGAAAAACATCTTCTTAAAACAACATACCACACATAACAAATGGTTGCTTATTTAGTTAAGAGTGCCCCAACCATAAAAGCACTACACATGTTTCAAACACAGTCCTAATAGACAAATCATAACAGCATAGCCGGTTTACCAAATATTAGCAGGATTATAATCTCCCCACCACTGATGGACAAACACACCGCTCTTACGGAGGTCCTTGAAGAGGTTCGTGCAGTCAAGTGGCGTTGCACCTTCACCCTCTACACGGCCTGAGCATCGGAGAAACAGCTCATCAACAAAGCAAATAGCCCCGGTTTCAAATAACTCAGAGAGGAGTTTCAGTCCCATTTCACCTGCATTCATCTTCAGGACCACAAAATCTGCATTTTGAACAATGTCTTTAAACCAAGCAAGGAAATCAAACTCAGTTTCTCCAACCAATGTCTCAAAATCTCCATCAATAGTAAGATTGACCTTATCCTTGGTTCCAGAAAGACCCGGGTGATAAACAAAGGTGATACCAGGCTTTTTGACATAGAAGGATAAAACAGAAGTGTTATGATCCACAAAATAGACATTGAAATCTTTGCGCTGAATCGGATAAGAAGGAGGGAACCAATTTGCGACAGGGTGAAGATGCTCCCCAGCACCAATCTCAATGTAGACCAACTTCTTCTTTGAAGAAAAATCTAATAACTTGGGCAAATAGGAGTACTTTTTCTTTGACCATATCGGCTTCTCATCCACAAGAGACTCCATTTGCTCAATGAAAGGTTTATTGTTGATGAAAGACGGGCAGTCAGCCGGAAGGTGGTATTGCCCAAAGTATCCAACATTTTCAAATCTCTTTCTGAATACCACTAAAGTATAGTTATTTATATGATTAACATGGACTACACTGGAACTTTTCAGCACCGATGATATAGGTATAGCCGATCGAATCAAGCTATTCGTGGTCAAACCGGTGGTACCCCCAAGCAGAACCCCTATTCCACCGGGGCTAAGAACGCGCTCGATCTCAAGCACAAGAAGAGCAGGGACAGAAGCCTTGTCTAGATCTTTGGAGAGCACAAAATCAAATGATTTGTCCTCGTAATCGATTTCATGCACAAAATGTTTGCGCTTGAGAGAGAAAATCCGGTGTTCATCAACACCGTAAGCCTTTGAAAATCCCAAATCGCGCAAGACCGACACAGACGGTGCGGCCGCTTCCCCAACGCAGAGAGCTTTAGCCCCATAGTTCAAGAATTGCTTAGCCATTAGCTCTCTGACAACACTGACAGTCAAATTCACATCTTCCGAACACTGCGTGGGTTCGAATGAGCCCCAAATGGGATTTATGAACCGGCCCTGAAACAGAAACCTACCGAAGGTGAAGTTGGAAGTTGGATTGTTATCCATTTTCATGGCGATACAGTCACCGGAAGGCACAgatgagaaaattttcaaatagggCCCAGAAACGACATGCAGCAACTGAATGACGGAGATAGCCGAGGCGAAAAGGAAAGCGCGAAAAAGCACACGCCTCGCTATAGACCCATGAAGGATCTGGAATTTGACAGCCTTCAATtccatggattttttttttttttttcactataaGACTCTGAGAATGGCGTAAGGATCGGGATTTTTTATCAGAGATTTGAGTATAATGAAGCTAAAAATAaatggcaaatttttttttttctagatttctaatttccaaatgaaatttttttgagaGAGAAAAAGCCAAATCGAGAAACGAGAAAGAAGATTAGCGAGTGCAAAACCTGGAGGAAGTGTGATTCCCACCCACGAGGACACCCATTGATTTTTGAAACCCTAACCAGACCCTCCTCGGAACCCTTCTTGCCATTGGCTCGTACCAGGTCCGATCCATGTTCGGAAACATTCCAACCCGAGCACTGTTCTATAAGAAATTTACATTCTTCTCCTTCGATAAAACTTCGATccaagaagaaattttttggtACCGAGGAAGAAGTACAAAAGTGGCTAGGGTTTGGATTTGGGGTTAGAGCGAAGAGAAGGTGCTGAGCAGTGAAGTTGGATCTGGAAGTAGAAACTCGTCAAGCCTCGTAGATATAAAGATGATAACTTACATCACTCATTTGTGTGCGAACGTGGGACCGCTGGGTGTGCACCGACACGTCTTTACACGTGGCAAATTCTTAATGCGTCTAAACTAAAAAGTGTTAATGGTGTCAATAATGGCgtacttaaattttaaaaagaaatgataaaagaaaataatgatataaTAAAAGCACAGAGCAcattacaataaaatattgggcaaatttcatttatatttattcagTTTCGATATTATGTATTtagcttttatatttttgaaaaattattttttattttttaaaaaattttaaatattataaaatataaatttatttttaaatttttattatttttatatgttaattgtaataattaaaaatcaaaattttatttttacattactatttaattataaataataattttttgacatTCCTTTCTATGTTTCCTTTGATCTTTAGTTGTTaggattaactaataaaaattaataaaaattaacaaatgaatttatatttatatataaatatatatatatatatatatatatatatatatataaaaccaaaaaaaaggttaataacaattttaaaaaaaataatattttaataaaataataaaaaattaaaaatatgtaaatggaatttattctttttatatatatatatatatatatatcaccaaagtacattataatttatacacaaaaaaagtacacaatatatatatatatatgtatatgtataaaaattttataattcggACGTCTACATATTTTTACTATATAGACATCCTTAAAAACAACAATTctatacgtgtgtgtgtgtgtgttaaatgtgtgtatatatatatatacatataacaatatatatacattacatgtatatatatgctgtgaatggaaaaccaataattataattatgtgtAATGTCatacaatatcaaaataaaatatgcaatttctatcattttttttttaatatattcctGTAAAACTAGTAAATAATACCATGAATATGCTGCAACATACTGAAAAGATTGAaatgtttaggatcattgatcaACTAACATCAAATCATTATCAGCCTTTCTCAGTAAATCATAGTAGATAATCCAGTATATTCTCATATATTTAAATGGTATAAATAAAGATGGACTTAAAATTGCAAATAAACTCGAATATTTTATGATTGGCTCAAGATCGGttcattttttgttcatttttagcTTGCTCAAACTCAAGTCGTTACCAAAAGGAGCAATTTCGAATAATAAATGAAGCTCACCAGTTATTTTTGAGCAAGAAATAAAGCTTGTGAATAGTTATTGAGTAGCTTGAACTTATTATTTATACAtgtctatataaaaaaattatgttattaatataaatatactaaaTACTTATAATACATAAtcaatatcttttatatttaattttataaaaaaattaatagaataaatgaaatttatttataatttattgttaaaataaaaatttaataatatcaaaattttaaacttttaaattgttGTCTTTAAATGAGTCGAGCCCAGTCAAGCTTAAGTTTTTAATGAACGAGTCTAATTAATCTTTAGTAaagtatttctaaaattttgagtttgaattGAGTTTAAGAAATTTTAGAATCATAAGAGCTGAGTTTGAGACTCTTAATAATCAACTTGTTGCAATTCATTACATCCCTAGATGAATCCTATAAATTTAcattacaatttttttcaagTCTTTAGCCGTAGGGGATTTGCAAATTATCTTTCCTACTTAACATTCACCACCTATATCCCCTAAACTTACAGATTTTTAGCAACACTAGTTTAGGGGTAAAATCGAAAAAAGCTTGTGAAAAAAGTTTGTAAAAAAGTGTCAAGTGAAACACATGTTTTCAATTAGTTTAGAGGTAAAATCGAAAAATGTTTGCAAATTTAAAAGGCAAAGGTCCAAAactattaaattgctttaagATTCAGCAGGCATAGAtgcaaaaaatctttaaaataatcaatcacatctctt is a window from the Ziziphus jujuba cultivar Dongzao chromosome 11, ASM3175591v1 genome containing:
- the LOC107433115 gene encoding uncharacterized protein LOC107433115; this encodes MELKAVKFQILHGSIARRVLFRAFLFASAISVIQLLHVVSGPYLKIFSSVPSGDCIAMKMDNNPTSNFTFGRFLFQGRFINPIWGSFEPTQCSEDVNLTVSVVRELMAKQFLNYGAKALCVGEAAAPSVSVLRDLGFSKAYGVDEHRIFSLKRKHFVHEIDYEDKSFDFVLSKDLDKASVPALLVLEIERVLSPGGIGVLLGGTTGLTTNSLIRSAIPISSVLKSSSVVHVNHINNYTLVVFRKRFENVGYFGQYHLPADCPSFINNKPFIEQMESLVDEKPIWSKKKYSYLPKLLDFSSKKKLVYIEIGAGEHLHPVANWFPPSYPIQRKDFNVYFVDHNTSVLSFYVKKPGITFVYHPGLSGTKDKVNLTIDGDFETLVGETEFDFLAWFKDIVQNADFVVLKMNAGEMGLKLLSELFETGAICFVDELFLRCSGRVEGEGATPLDCTNLFKDLRKSGVFVHQWWGDYNPANIW
- the LOC107433116 gene encoding probable E3 ubiquitin-protein ligase LOG2, translating into MGNMGSSSMIGRRRHGSRRSHPPPPPPVPPQPEISANQYVFAAAAPYPSQYPNPNAPQYYQYPGYYPPPPAMPVPLPAPYDHHHRGAHPHMDAVTHANWVGGRYPLGPIMPPAGPYVEHQKAVTIRNDVNLKKETLRIEPDEENPGSFLVAFTFDATVPGSVTLIFFAKEGEGCNLTPMKENLLPPVTVNFQQGLGQKFQQPSGTGFDLSMFEETDFLKVGDMDVYPLAVKAESSPVVQNGSEGNPGTGTFNSQITQAVFEKEKGEFHVRVVKQILWVNGIRYELQAIFGIGNSVEGDLDANDPGKECVICLSEPRDTAVLPCRHMCMCSGCAKLLRFQTNRCPICRQPVERLLEIKVSNSP